Proteins from a single region of Microbispora sp. ZYX-F-249:
- a CDS encoding glycosyltransferase family 4 protein, producing the protein MSRIVLVLGSSVGGVGRHVRMLAGGLVARGHRVLVAGPGSTEEAFGFTGIGAGFAEVEIADRPHPAHDLRTALRLRTLARGADVVHAHGLRSGALAALALTGARGWPRLVVTLHNAVTAGGAIGTVYRLLERIVARRADRVLAISPDVAERMRARGARGVDLAVVPAPPLAEPARPAEKVRAEIAARLSGAADAAQPARERPILLTVARLAQQKGLETLLDAAAGPYKGDPVFVIAGDGPLRAELQARVDAEELPVVLYGWADPADLLQVATAVIVPSRWEGQPLSVQEALRAGRPIIATRVGGIPEMVGEAALLVPPQDPGALSREIGRLLGDPALAARLAQASVRRGRELPDEDAALRAVLRAYGLAS; encoded by the coding sequence ATGAGCCGGATAGTGCTCGTGCTGGGGTCGAGCGTGGGAGGTGTGGGCCGGCACGTGCGGATGCTCGCCGGCGGGCTGGTCGCCCGGGGGCACCGGGTGCTGGTCGCGGGCCCCGGCAGCACCGAGGAGGCCTTCGGCTTCACCGGCATCGGCGCGGGCTTCGCCGAGGTCGAGATCGCCGACCGGCCGCATCCCGCGCACGACCTGCGGACCGCCCTGCGCCTGCGTACGCTCGCCCGCGGCGCGGACGTCGTCCATGCCCACGGGCTGCGGTCCGGGGCGCTGGCCGCGCTCGCCCTCACCGGGGCGCGGGGATGGCCGCGTCTCGTGGTCACCCTGCACAACGCGGTCACGGCGGGCGGGGCGATCGGGACGGTCTACCGGCTGCTGGAACGGATCGTCGCCCGGCGTGCGGACCGCGTTCTGGCGATCTCGCCGGACGTCGCGGAGCGCATGCGGGCGAGGGGCGCGCGCGGGGTGGACCTCGCGGTGGTGCCCGCGCCGCCGCTCGCGGAACCCGCCCGCCCGGCCGAGAAGGTGCGGGCGGAGATCGCCGCCCGGCTGTCCGGCGCGGCGGACGCGGCACAGCCCGCGCGGGAGCGTCCGATCCTGCTCACGGTCGCCCGGCTGGCCCAGCAGAAGGGCTTGGAGACGCTGCTCGACGCGGCGGCAGGGCCGTACAAGGGGGACCCGGTCTTCGTGATCGCGGGCGACGGGCCGTTGCGCGCGGAGCTTCAGGCCCGTGTCGACGCCGAGGAACTGCCCGTGGTCCTGTACGGCTGGGCGGACCCGGCCGATCTGCTGCAGGTCGCGACGGCGGTGATCGTGCCCAGCAGATGGGAAGGGCAGCCGCTGAGCGTCCAGGAGGCGCTGCGGGCGGGCAGGCCGATCATCGCCACCCGGGTGGGCGGCATCCCGGAGATGGTGGGCGAGGCGGCCCTGCTGGTGCCGCCGCAGGACCCGGGCGCGCTGAGCCGGGAAATCGGCCGCCTGCTCGGCGATCCCGCCCTGGCCGCCCGCCTGGCGCAGGCCTCCGTACGCCGGGGCCGGGAACTGCCCGACGAGGACGCGGCGCTGCGCGCGGTGCTCAGGGCGTACGGGCTGGCGTCGTAG
- a CDS encoding TerC family protein, producing MVHAPLWLWALVIVGLLVVVAVDLWIVDRGEPREFSMRQAGIWVGFYVCLAVLFGIGLTIWEGPGTGGEFFAGYLTEYSLSVDNLFVFYIIMTRFGVPRIYQHKVLLVGIVLALIMRGIFIAVGAAALSRFGWLLYVFGVFLIYTAYTLIRDHNKEDEEFNENILLRWARRVFPTTPDYVGSRVTVRVDGKRMVTPMLIVMIAIGTTDLLFALDSIPAIFGLTKAAFIVFSANAFALMGLRQLYFLLGGLLQRLVYISYGLAFILGFIGVKLILEALHENEVSWAPQIPIWVSLAVIGVTMAVTTVASLIKARRDDRTITPAEASQAEASQAEAPQG from the coding sequence GTGGTACATGCACCGCTGTGGTTGTGGGCCCTGGTCATCGTGGGTCTCCTCGTCGTGGTCGCCGTCGACCTGTGGATCGTGGATCGGGGTGAACCACGCGAGTTCTCGATGCGGCAGGCCGGTATCTGGGTGGGCTTCTACGTCTGCCTGGCGGTGCTGTTCGGCATCGGGTTAACGATTTGGGAGGGACCCGGGACCGGTGGCGAGTTCTTCGCGGGCTATCTGACGGAATACAGCCTCAGCGTCGACAACCTGTTCGTCTTCTACATCATCATGACCCGCTTCGGGGTGCCCCGGATCTACCAGCACAAGGTGCTGCTCGTGGGCATCGTCCTCGCGCTCATCATGCGCGGGATCTTCATCGCCGTCGGGGCCGCCGCACTGAGCCGCTTCGGCTGGCTGCTGTACGTGTTCGGGGTGTTCCTGATCTACACGGCGTACACGCTGATCCGGGACCACAACAAGGAGGACGAGGAGTTCAACGAGAACATCCTCCTGCGCTGGGCCCGGCGGGTCTTCCCGACCACCCCCGACTACGTCGGCTCCCGGGTGACCGTGCGGGTGGACGGCAAGCGCATGGTGACGCCCATGCTGATCGTGATGATCGCCATCGGGACCACGGACCTGCTGTTCGCCCTCGACTCGATTCCGGCCATCTTCGGCCTCACGAAGGCGGCGTTCATCGTGTTCTCCGCGAACGCGTTCGCCCTGATGGGACTGCGTCAGCTCTACTTCCTGCTCGGCGGTCTGCTGCAGCGGCTGGTCTACATCAGCTACGGATTGGCGTTCATCCTCGGTTTCATCGGGGTTAAGCTGATTCTCGAAGCACTTCACGAGAACGAGGTCTCCTGGGCGCCTCAGATCCCCATCTGGGTGTCGCTGGCGGTCATCGGCGTCACGATGGCCGTGACCACCGTCGCCAGTCTGATCAAGGCTCGCCGCGACGACAGAACCATCACTCCGGCGGAAGCCTCGCAAGCGGAGGCCTCTCAGGCGGAAGCCCCGCAGGGCTAG
- a CDS encoding phosphatidylserine decarboxylase, translating to MPRGPESGLAQSARGRVRLARGVSPWLAPTAAAAAVTALLTRRSPRWALAAAPLAALTGGMLWFFRDPERVPGEGRLISPADGVVQSIDPWPDGRTRVAIFMSPLNVHVNRAPAAGTVTSVEHVPGGFVPAFNKDSDKNERVVWHFDTVLGDIEMVQIAGAVARRIVPYLFAGAKVVQGERVGLIRFGSRVDVYLPEGIRPAVTVGTRTVAGVTRLDHV from the coding sequence TTGCCCCGCGGCCCTGAATCCGGGCTCGCGCAAAGTGCCCGGGGACGAGTCAGGCTCGCACGTGGGGTCTCCCCGTGGCTGGCTCCGACCGCCGCGGCGGCGGCCGTCACCGCCCTTCTCACTCGTAGGTCGCCCCGTTGGGCGCTGGCCGCGGCGCCACTCGCCGCACTCACCGGCGGGATGCTGTGGTTCTTCCGCGATCCCGAGCGCGTGCCCGGCGAGGGCAGGCTCATCTCGCCCGCCGACGGCGTCGTGCAGAGCATTGACCCCTGGCCGGACGGCCGGACCCGGGTCGCGATCTTCATGAGCCCGCTGAACGTACACGTCAACCGGGCGCCCGCGGCCGGCACGGTCACCTCGGTCGAGCACGTGCCCGGCGGTTTCGTGCCCGCGTTCAACAAGGACAGCGACAAGAACGAGCGTGTCGTCTGGCATTTCGACACCGTGCTCGGAGACATCGAGATGGTGCAGATCGCCGGCGCCGTCGCGCGCCGCATCGTGCCGTACCTGTTCGCGGGCGCGAAGGTCGTCCAGGGCGAGCGGGTCGGGCTGATCCGTTTCGGCTCCCGGGTGGACGTCTACCTGCCCGAGGGCATCAGGCCGGCGGTGACCGTCGGCACCCGGACCGTCGCGGGGGTGACACGTCTTGACCACGTCTGA
- the pssA gene encoding CDP-diacylglycerol--serine O-phosphatidyltransferase yields the protein MTTSDLGAEASWPVEEATEEPRGPVGKAFRLSAADSLSLGNALSGFLAVCVLAWSAISDLQASGKFAPDPRFFGTAVVLLLIGATCDLFDGLVARKFRASAMGAELDNLADVISFGFAPAFMVMIWAGFSGKLPLWLVLCAAGSVLLAGVVRLARFACVKTKSGDFMGLPIPMGAMTVVSIVLLFQPNYVTIAAIFGVAWLMVSRIEYPKPKGNLAAVVLAWMLINVACLTIWAAGLAGGDQLIKVGATMQIAIVSAIPLRVLMFKQQQRRERRSENAG from the coding sequence TTGACCACGTCTGACCTGGGAGCCGAAGCCTCCTGGCCGGTGGAGGAGGCGACCGAGGAGCCGCGCGGCCCCGTCGGCAAGGCCTTCCGCCTGTCGGCCGCCGACTCCCTTTCGCTCGGCAACGCACTCAGCGGCTTCCTCGCCGTCTGCGTGCTCGCCTGGTCGGCGATCAGCGACCTGCAGGCCAGCGGCAAGTTCGCCCCCGACCCGCGCTTCTTCGGCACCGCCGTGGTGCTGCTGCTCATCGGCGCGACCTGCGACCTGTTCGACGGCCTGGTGGCGAGGAAGTTCCGCGCGTCCGCGATGGGCGCCGAGCTGGACAACCTCGCCGACGTGATCAGCTTCGGCTTCGCGCCCGCCTTCATGGTGATGATCTGGGCCGGGTTCTCCGGCAAGCTCCCGCTGTGGCTGGTGCTGTGCGCGGCCGGGTCCGTCCTGCTCGCCGGCGTCGTACGGCTGGCCCGCTTCGCCTGCGTGAAGACCAAGAGCGGCGACTTCATGGGCCTGCCGATCCCGATGGGCGCCATGACCGTGGTGTCGATCGTGCTGCTCTTCCAGCCGAACTACGTCACGATCGCCGCCATCTTCGGTGTGGCCTGGCTGATGGTCAGCCGCATCGAGTACCCCAAGCCGAAGGGCAACCTGGCGGCCGTCGTGCTGGCCTGGATGCTGATCAACGTGGCGTGCCTGACGATCTGGGCGGCCGGTCTCGCCGGCGGCGACCAGCTGATCAAGGTGGGCGCCACGATGCAGATCGCGATCGTCTCCGCGATTCCGCTTCGGGTTCTCATGTTCAAACAGCAGCAACGCAGGGAACGACGCTCGGAGAACGCGGGCTGA
- the menC gene encoding o-succinylbenzoate synthase, whose translation MEITGIELRRIAMPLVAPFRTSFGTETARDVLLVRVVTPEAEGWGECVAMSEPLYSSEYVDAAADVLRRFLIPALPRGLDPQAVGPALAPFKGHRMAKAALEAAVLDASLRIAGESFAGFLGATRDRVPCGVSVGIMGSVAELLDTVGAYVEEGYVRVKLKIGPGWDVAPVRAVRERFGEELLLQVDANAAYTLADARHLARLDDFDLLLIEQPLADDDLVQHARLARSIRTPICLDESVESAAHAAAAISLGACSVINIKPGRVGGYLEARRIHDLCRAHGVAVWCGGMLETGIGRAANVALAALPGFTLPGDTSASRRYFHTDVTRPFELDGGHLDVPDGPGLGVDPLPDVLDEVTTATEWIRL comes from the coding sequence ATGGAGATCACTGGAATCGAACTGCGCCGGATCGCGATGCCGCTCGTCGCACCGTTCCGGACGTCGTTCGGCACCGAGACCGCACGCGACGTCCTTCTCGTGCGGGTGGTGACGCCGGAGGCCGAGGGCTGGGGCGAGTGCGTGGCGATGTCCGAGCCGCTCTACTCCTCCGAGTACGTGGACGCGGCGGCCGACGTGCTGCGGCGTTTCCTGATTCCCGCGCTGCCCCGCGGGCTGGACCCCCAGGCCGTCGGGCCCGCCCTCGCGCCGTTCAAGGGTCACCGGATGGCCAAGGCCGCACTGGAGGCGGCGGTGCTCGACGCGTCGCTCCGAATCGCCGGCGAGTCCTTCGCCGGGTTCCTCGGCGCCACCCGCGACCGCGTCCCCTGCGGCGTCTCGGTCGGGATCATGGGCTCGGTGGCCGAACTGCTCGACACCGTCGGGGCGTACGTCGAGGAGGGGTACGTACGGGTCAAGCTGAAGATCGGGCCGGGGTGGGACGTGGCGCCGGTCCGCGCGGTCCGCGAGCGGTTCGGGGAGGAGCTGCTGCTCCAGGTGGACGCCAACGCGGCCTACACGCTCGCGGACGCCCGGCACCTGGCCCGGCTTGACGACTTCGACCTTCTCCTTATCGAGCAGCCGCTGGCCGACGACGACCTCGTCCAGCACGCCCGGCTCGCCCGGTCGATCCGCACGCCCATCTGCCTGGACGAGTCCGTCGAGTCGGCGGCCCACGCGGCCGCGGCGATCAGCCTCGGCGCGTGCTCGGTGATCAACATCAAGCCGGGACGGGTCGGCGGTTACCTGGAGGCCCGGCGCATCCACGACCTGTGCCGCGCGCACGGCGTCGCGGTCTGGTGCGGCGGCATGCTGGAGACCGGCATCGGCCGGGCGGCCAACGTGGCGCTGGCCGCGCTGCCCGGCTTCACGCTCCCGGGCGACACCTCCGCCTCCCGGCGCTACTTCCACACCGACGTGACCCGGCCGTTCGAGCTGGACGGCGGGCACCTCGACGTGCCGGACGGCCCCGGGCTGGGCGTGGACCCCCTCCCGGACGTCCTGGACGAGGTCACCACGGCGACGGAGTGGATCCGCCTCTGA
- a CDS encoding GntT/GntP/DsdX family permease — protein sequence MTPLMTPLAGAAAWSGHDTRLIVAALAGIAVIVLLITKLRTHPFLALALGSGVLGLVAGMAPGKLIDSFSAGLGSTVAGVGVLIALGAMLGKLLADSGGADEIVDGILRRSGDRTLPWAVTLIAVLIGLPMFFEIGLVLLIPVILLVARRSGRPLLLIAVPALAGLSVLHGLVPPHPGPLVAIDTLKADLGLTLGLGLLVAIPTVIVSGPLFARLAARWVRPAPPERLEREQTPETEDAEPEDRERPRPGFGVTVATILLPVVLMLGRAVVEIVLPEDHAVRTVFEVLGTPLIALLIGVIVAMFTLGRAAGFGRARISSVIADSLPPIAGILLIVGAGGGFKQTLVDSGVGKVIGEAAQGASVPVLVLGWLIAVGIRLATGSATVATISAAGIAAPLAAGQSPAHVALLVLAIGAGSLFFSHVNDAGFWLVKEYLGMSVGETIRSWSIMETVISVVSFCCVLLLGLVV from the coding sequence ATGACCCCCCTCATGACCCCACTCGCCGGCGCGGCCGCGTGGAGCGGCCACGACACCCGCCTGATCGTGGCCGCCCTGGCCGGCATCGCGGTCATCGTGCTGCTGATCACCAAGCTGCGGACCCACCCGTTCCTCGCTCTCGCGCTCGGCTCGGGCGTGCTCGGCCTGGTGGCCGGCATGGCCCCCGGCAAGTTGATCGACAGCTTCTCCGCCGGCCTGGGCTCGACCGTCGCCGGAGTCGGCGTGCTCATCGCCCTCGGGGCGATGCTGGGCAAGCTCCTGGCCGACTCGGGCGGGGCCGACGAGATCGTCGACGGCATCCTGCGCCGCAGCGGCGACCGGACGCTGCCATGGGCGGTGACGCTGATCGCGGTGCTCATCGGGCTGCCGATGTTCTTCGAGATCGGGCTGGTCCTGCTGATCCCGGTCATCCTGCTGGTGGCCCGGCGGAGCGGCCGTCCGCTGCTGCTGATCGCGGTCCCCGCCCTGGCGGGCCTGTCCGTCCTGCACGGCCTGGTGCCCCCGCATCCCGGGCCGCTGGTCGCGATCGACACGCTCAAGGCGGACCTCGGGCTCACGCTCGGGCTGGGCCTGCTGGTGGCGATCCCGACCGTGATCGTGTCCGGCCCGCTGTTCGCCAGGCTCGCCGCCCGGTGGGTGCGACCGGCGCCGCCGGAACGGCTCGAACGCGAACAGACCCCGGAGACGGAGGACGCGGAACCCGAGGACCGGGAGCGCCCCCGGCCCGGCTTCGGCGTCACGGTGGCCACGATCCTGCTGCCGGTCGTGCTGATGCTGGGCCGGGCCGTCGTGGAGATCGTCCTGCCGGAGGACCACGCGGTGCGCACCGTGTTCGAGGTCCTCGGCACTCCCCTGATCGCCCTGCTGATCGGGGTGATCGTGGCGATGTTCACGCTGGGCCGCGCCGCGGGCTTCGGCCGGGCCCGGATCTCCTCGGTGATCGCCGACTCGCTGCCGCCGATCGCCGGAATCCTGCTCATCGTCGGCGCGGGCGGGGGATTCAAGCAGACCCTGGTCGACTCGGGCGTCGGCAAGGTCATCGGCGAGGCCGCGCAGGGCGCGAGCGTACCCGTGCTGGTGCTCGGCTGGCTGATCGCCGTCGGCATCCGGCTGGCCACCGGGTCCGCGACCGTCGCCACGATCTCCGCGGCCGGGATCGCCGCACCGCTGGCCGCCGGCCAGTCCCCTGCCCACGTCGCCCTGCTCGTGCTCGCCATCGGCGCCGGGTCGCTGTTCTTCTCCCACGTGAACGACGCCGGGTTCTGGCTGGTCAAGGAGTACCTAGGGATGTCGGTCGGCGAGACGATCAGGAGCTGGTCGATCATGGAGACGGTCATCTCCGTGGTGTCGTTCTGCTGCGTGCTCCTGCTCGGACTGGTGGTCTGA
- a CDS encoding MBL fold metallo-hydrolase, producing MTYTGNVTKDGPADVREVPGLTISKIEVGDFGNNAYLLRCAETGDGVLIDAAAEPDRLLELIGDMPISAIVTTHRHPDHWMALEEVARATGAQTVAHPLDAPELPVKVTREVEHGDRVTVGVVTLDVIHLRGHTPGSIALLYQDRHLFTGDSLFPGGVGNTQKDPARFEQLFTDVVERIFDRLPDETWVYPGHGRDTTLGAERPHLPEWKARGW from the coding sequence ATGACCTATACCGGAAACGTCACCAAGGACGGGCCCGCCGACGTGCGCGAGGTCCCGGGGCTGACGATCTCGAAGATCGAGGTCGGCGACTTCGGCAACAACGCGTACCTGCTGCGGTGCGCGGAGACCGGCGACGGGGTGCTGATCGACGCGGCGGCCGAGCCCGACCGGCTGCTCGAGCTCATCGGCGACATGCCGATCAGCGCGATCGTGACCACCCACCGGCACCCCGACCACTGGATGGCCCTGGAGGAGGTCGCGCGGGCCACCGGAGCCCAGACCGTCGCCCACCCGCTCGACGCCCCCGAACTGCCGGTGAAGGTGACCAGGGAGGTCGAGCACGGCGACCGGGTGACGGTCGGCGTGGTGACGCTGGACGTCATCCACCTGCGTGGCCACACCCCCGGCTCGATCGCGCTGCTCTACCAGGACCGCCATCTGTTCACCGGCGACTCCCTGTTCCCCGGCGGCGTCGGCAACACGCAGAAGGACCCGGCCCGGTTCGAGCAGCTGTTCACCGACGTCGTGGAACGGATCTTCGACCGCCTGCCCGACGAGACCTGGGTCTACCCCGGCCACGGCAGGGACACCACCCTCGGTGCCGAGCGGCCGCACCTGCCGGAGTGGAAGGCCCGCGGCTGGTGA